GAAGAATGCATGGGTGGTGCCAGATATTCTGGACTTAAAAATATGAGTGAATATCCGGCAAACGTGCAAAGTGGTGCTTTTATGGTTCCTAAAGGATTATATAAGAGTATTCCTGCAGTTCAACGTTCAAGAGAAAATGAAACATACATAAACCCTGGAATATTCAGTTCAATTAGTTTTGCTCCTCTGAATAAAGCAGAATTTGAACCAGATGTTATATTTATTCTCTGCAATGCGAAACAGGGAATGGAAATTCTCCATGCCAATGCATATGATTCTGGAGAACATGGCCTGGGTGCTGACGCAGCCCCCATATGTAGTTCAATGGCTGCAACTCCCTATATGGCTGGAAAAGTCACTTATGGATTTGGTGATGTTGCAGCTAGGGAAAATATGGGTATAAATCCTGAAGATATCATGGTTAGTATTCCTGGAAGTGACTTATCACGTATAGTTTCCAATTTAGGTGAAATGCGAACTAAAATGTTCTTTAAGGAAGAATGATTCCTTTAATTTTTTTTGGGAAAATCTGCAACAAAAATTATTGAGGGAATATCATGATAGAAAACTTAAATTTAAAAAAAACACCTAAACAGGTTTTACTCGAGGCTAGAGTTGGTTTATGGTCTGCAACAGGCCTTACTATCGCATCAAGCATGTTTCTGATTGCACTGGTAGTTACATTTGTAATATTTCCACTGAATTTTAACTGGCAGGGCATAGAAGTTTATGCCCAATCTTTCACACAGCATTACTGGCAAATACTAATGTTTGTTATTCCCTGTTTCCTCATTTCACCATTATACCTTATTTTAACTGTAGCCATTCATAGATTCGCTCCTGAAGAAAAACATATATTGAGTTTGCTGGGTATTGTCTTTGCAGTGGCATATGTGGCACAGATCACTGCTAACTACTATTTACAGATGAGTGCCATATCCCAGAGTATTTCAACAGGATTACTTGATGGAACTACCCTCTTTGCCTTCGGTAATCTAAATTCTATCTTCTGGTCCATGGAAATACTTGGATACACCTGGCTAAGCATATCAATGATTTTCACGGGACGTCTCTTTAGTGATGGTAAAATGGAAACTACAATTAAATGGATATTTATTGTAAACGGCATACTTGGAGTTGTTGCAATCATACAAGCAGTTACACACCTGGACTTTGGATTTCCCTTCTCGCTGGTGTTTTTTGCATTTACATTTCCTGTGGCAACTGCAATGATGGCGTTACTTTTCCACAGGGTCCCAAAAAAAGACAATAAGTTAACCCCCCAATGAATTGCTACAAGAGGATTATAAAATAGGCCAAGTGATAAATATGAGTGATATAAATCATTATAATCTTGCTAAAGATAAAATAAATATGGTAATCGCAGGATTAATGGTCGGACTCCTTGTAGCTGCCTTTGATTATTCAATCATGGGCACAGCTATGCCGCAGGTTATTAACAGTCTACAGGGGATGGAATACTATGTCTGGCCGTTCACAGTTTACATGTTAACTTCAACCATTTCTATAATCTTTTTTGGTAAATTATCAGATATTTATGGTAGGAAGCATGTTTTAATTGCAGGAATTGGTATATTTGTTATAACATCAGTCATGTGTGGTTTTGCCACCAATATGTTTCAACTGATCCTGTTTAGAGGACTTCAGGGAATTGGGGGTGGAATTTTACTATCTCTACCCTTTATAGTGGTTGGAGAAATTTTCCCTCCCCGGGACCGGGCTAAATATATGGGGATAGTGGGATCTGTATTTGGACTTGCAGATGTTTTGGGACCAATTCTTGGCGGTGTAATTACAGATAATTTCGGTTGGAGATGGATATTTTTTATAAATGTTCCAATAGGGATAGCTGCTATAACCCTAATTCTTTATTCCCTTCCCAACTTCAAACTGCCAGACGTTAAAAAAATCATTGATGTAAACGGTATGATTACCCTTACATTAACTTTAAGTTCACTGTTCCTGGCATTAACACTTGCAGGAGATTTAAATACATACTCCTTAACTGAGATAATCGGAATTCTTATATTTTCAGGAGTGATGTTTATATTATTCTGCCGGGCTGAGAAAAAAGCTGCAGAACCAATTTTACCATTGAACTTATTTAAAAATTCAATATTCAGCATATCTGCACTAGAAAGCTTCTTAGCAAGTGCATTGATGTTTTCTGGAATAATATACGTTCCATTATTTGCTCAGGGAGTTTTGGGAATTAGTGCCACAAATGCGGGGTTGCTTATGATCCCTATGCTTTTAAGCCTTACTCTGGCCTCAATAGTAACCGGGCAGATCATATCAATAACCGGGAGATATAAAATGCTGGTCATTGCAGAATTTCTCATCACTGGAATAGGAGTGGTACTCTTATCTTCAATGAATGCAGATACACCCTATTATTTGTTAGTGGCCTATTCAACTGTCCTGGGTATTGGTTCTGGAATGGCTTATAACATATTTAATGTAGCAGTGCAGAATGCATTTACACTACGAGAAATAGGCATTGTAACCGCTTCTATGCGGTTTTTCAGAAATGTAGGTACTATTGTATTCGTTCCAGTATTTGGATATATAATGAATTACACTCTCGTAAGTTCAGCTGCAGTTAATTTTAGCAAAATTCAAGCCCTGGTACTTTCTATCCAGAATATTTTCCTCTTAGCTATATTACTTGCATTTGCAGGATTGATTTTTGCTTTCTTCCTCAAAGAAATACCTTTAGCTGGAGATACACCTTCCATCTCAATGAAGTTTCTGGAGGGCAACTAGAGAAAACAAAATAACTTCTTTTATTTAATTTTCTTAATATTAACCTCATAATAGACTATATTAACTCAGAATAACATGTGAAGACATAAACAGCAAAAATGAATATTAAATCGTTATATTAGATTGGAGCTCATAGGGAGAGATTGACAAGATGATTAAAATAGCTGTAACCGGCGCAGGCGGAAGAATAAGTTCTAAGATAATTAGAAACATACTAAAACAGGAAGACATGGAAGTTGTGGCAGCCATTGGTGCACCTAATACCCCACTTGAGGGAAAGGATGTGGGTGATGTAATAGGTTCAGGAAAGATCAATGTCCCCATAACTGGTGCAGAAAGACTTGCCCCTGTTTTGAATGAACGTAAAGCGGATGTTCTGGTTGATTTTACCATAGCAAATTCTGCGGTAAGAACAATTCAAACTGCAGCAGAGTGTGGTGTTAACGTGGTTGTAGGCACAACTGGATTATCCAATGAACAGATGGCATTGATAACTGAATCCATTGAAGAGAATAATATAAAGGCAGTTATTTCTCCAAACATGGCAGTGGGGGTGAATGTGTTCTTTAAGATCATCAAAGACCTTGCAAAAACTCTGTCAGATTGCGATATAGAAATAATAGAAGCCCATCACAAACATAAGGTGGATGCACCTTCTGGTACAGCCTGTAAGGCCTACGAGATTATAGCTCGTGAACTGGAACGAGTTGATGAACTGGAAAGAGCTGATGAACTGGAAAGAGAGGAGGAACTGGAAAGAGAAGATGATAAACTGGAAAAAGTGAATGATGTATCCTGTGTCTGTGGCAGACGGGGGATGGTAGGTGCACGTAGTCCTGGAGAAATAGGAGTACATGCAATTCGTGGGGGAGATATTGTTGGGGATCATACCGTTCTTTTTGCTGGTGAGGGTGAACGATTGGAAATTACCCACAGAGCAGGAACTAGACAGGCATTTGTAACTGGAGCAATTAAAGCAGTGCGTTATGTTGTTACCAAAGCTCCTGAGGGAAAAATCAGCGATATGGCTGATGTTCTGGGTTTAAAAGTATAAAATAAGGGTAAAAATAAAAATAGGTTAGTTATGTTGAATTAGTGCTACTCTGACCCCATTTGGATCTTCTATGAATGCCAGAGTCCCCATGGTTATTAATAGGGGGAAATAGTTTGGATGATTTAGGAGGATATTGGGAGCTATAGAAAGTTATGAAAAAGCAGTGGGAACAAATCAGAAGAACGAGATCGCATGGTATAACAAAGGATTATCCTTAATTAAGTTATATGAGTACAAAAAAGCCATTAAATGTCGATAAAGTATTAGAAATAAATCCAAATAACAAAACTGCCCAAAATAATAAAATGTTATTATATCAAAATTTGGAATTGAATAAATATTAAATTATCCAGTTTTCTTCATGAAACCTTTTTATTTTTTCTAAAGTTTCTAAATTAATCATTCGGCGGTACTCATTAGGATCGTTTAAATTTAAAAGTTCATCACTTTCCATTTCTTCAATAATATTAAAATTATTCTCCAGAAAATTTGCAAATTCATTTAGATTTTCATTATCTTTAAAAACAATTACCGGAAATCCTAATGTCCTAGTTTCAAAAACAAAGGAATTATTAGATATAATTCTTGCAAATAAACCACTTATTTTTTCTAAATTATAATAATAAAATCCATGAGTCTCAGTGTTTCTATTTACTGTCCTAAAAGATGGTTCTGGAAATAGAACTCTGCAATCATCACAATAAACATAATTCCACTCAAAAATTAGTGTAGAATTGTGCTTAAATGTAGATTTTCCATAATATAATGAATTACTCAAATAAAAAGCACAATATGGTTCCATGTCCCCTTTCTGAGATTTTGAGAGTTCAATTGTAAATTCAGGATGTATTTTATGATATGCTAATTTTTTGCCATCAAAATCACATTCCCAATTCTTATAATCTCCTAATAATTCTTTAAATCTATCTTCAATTTTTAAATTTAATCCAAATTGTTCTTTCCACATCTCTTTTATATGATTATAATCTGCCGATTTATCAATACTAGTATTTTTATCGCCTATTCTAGTGTATATATAATTTGCTCTAACAATTTTCTCTTTTTTGCTTTTATTATAATCTTTAGTTAAAAAATATGGTTTAAATCTCTTATTTTTAATTATAATAACATCTATTTCTTTTTCATCAATTTTTAATTTTTGAATTTCTATTTCAGGACGGTTTTCCGCTGCAAAATGAACATTACTTAAAAAATCTATTAATTTCACTTGATTTTTCCTATTTTTTTGTTCTGAGGTTAATCCTTTTATTTCACAGCCCTTAGCAGGATCAGTAACTCCTAAAATTAAATATTTATCCCCTTCATGGTTACAATTAGCTAAACATATAAGATCATGCAATAATGATGAATTATCTTCGTGAGGTTCTTCTTTAAAATCCCAATATGTACCTTCACGTTTACTATCAATTAAATCTAGTATTATATCTTTTAAGTTATCCAAAAAAACACCCATTATATTTAATATCCTCAATTATAGATAAATTTACTGATTTAAAGATTTTACCCGAAAAGAAGCGTTAAATTGCATGAGTAGGTGATTATAAATAAAAAGAGCTTATTTTTGCGACGAGAACAGCAGGATAAGTAGTATTTAAAAAAAATAGGATTAATTATGTTGAATTAGTGCTATTCTGGCCCCATTAGGGTCTTCTATGAATGCCAGTAATCCCACTGTTATGGGAACCGGTTCCATTATGATTTTAGCACCCTTTGCTTTAAGATCTTTAATGGTACCATGAACATCCTCAACATCCATCCCTACTGAAAACAAGCCCGGTTTATCTTCCGGGTTTTGGATGAGTTCTATCATAGCCTCTCCCTCACCCTTCATCAGGGTGATTTCTCCAGCGGGCCCCAGATGGTACTGGGTATCTATTTCAAAGCCCAGAAGATCTGTGTAAAACTTAATAGATTCAGCCATATCCTTAACAATGATGGTAGTGTATTTAACTTTCATCTTCAAATCACCACATTAATATAAGTTATCACGGTTACTAATTTTTTTATTTAAATTTATTTTAAAATTTCAGTTTCCTAATAGGTAAACCCCATATATTTTCCTAATAAGTAATCCCATATTAATGTAAATCCCGGTTTTTGTTTTACTGTGATTTGTCCACAATAGTTCATGAACTATATAGCCCAACCATGCAAAATACCAATATTTTTCAATATTTTCTTTAAAATATAATAAATCCGTTCCAGATTAAGATCCTTAGAATGAGAAAACATCTTTAAAATTCAGTTCCCTCTTAAAACTTAATATTTTTTTAAAAGTTAATGATTGGTTTTCTAAACAAATTAGAGATTAAAGCATGGATGAATGCAATTGGGGTTAAAATGGTTCCTAACATCATGCTCAGCTCGTAGGATATGCTACTTCTGGGATCAGGCCGACCCCTTAATCTGTTGAAAAAGGAACTCCAGGGAATACCATAGGTATTTCCAATCATGATCATGCGGGTAGCACCCAGAATGCCTCTTGCTGTGGATATCCCATAAATTTCCACAATACGTTGCCATGATTCCAGGGTAGGGTTTCCCCGAGTATCGGCATAGTGTTGTGCAAACATGACTGCTGGAATTTCACCAGCAGGAACATCGTCCATGATTCCAGAAAGCATCTTCTGGATTTCTTCAGTGCTCATTCCACTTTCCAGGGCCCTTTTTGTATGGGCGTAGGAACATATTGCACAGCCATTAACTTCGGTCACCGCAAGCATGATCCTTTCAATAAATTTTTGGCTCATATTTTTGCTCTTTTTAGCCCTGAGCATATACCCCATAGTTCGGATTCCATTGTAAAAAATCCAATAAGACTCAGGAACCGAGTAAAGTTTTTTACCAAATTCAGGTTCAAGTTTTTTGATGTTGTCTTTTTCTACAAGTGTCATGACTTATTTCCTTCAAATTAGCAGAGGGGTTATATGATGATTGATAATTTCCACAATTAAATAAATTCTATGCAATGGAGTAATATAAAAATTATTTATCCAGAAGTCAGTTAATTTTTAAGATAAAATATTTTATTTACTTCGTTAAACTATCCTATAACGAAGTAACATTCAAACTTATCTTTGAAATAAAAAAATTTAAGTGTATTGGTTTTCATGGTCCTGTAAACTGGATTTACTGTTCATTATATTCATTTAAGACCTTTTTAAATATACTTACTCCTTCTTCCATCTGTGTCAGGGATATATTTAATGCTGGGAACATTCGAACCACATTACCCTGGGTAACATTTAAAATAAGGCCCTTGGTCAAACAGTTGGAATTAATAAATGCTGCAACCTTATCACCAGCTACTTCAACTGCAATTAATAGTCCTTTCCCCCGGACATCCTTAATTATGTTAGGGAATTCACTCTTTAAATTGTTCAGTTCTTGGATTGCATAATTACCAACGTCTTCCACATTTTCCCAGATTTTATTATCTAACATATATTTGATAACTGCATAAGAAACTGCACAACCTAAGGGGTTGCCACAGTAAGTGCCACCGTGATCTCCCTTTTCAAGTTTGCTATGGATCTCTTCAGTAAATGCAAATGCTCCGAAGGGGAATCCTCCTGCAATTCCCTTGGCCATGGTTAAAATATCAATTTTAACATCTTGAGACATGAACATAGGCCCAGTTCTGCAAAAACCGGTTTGAATTTCATCTACTATCAAAAGAACATTATTTTCTGTGCATAAAACAGATAATTGACTTAGGTAGTCTGGATCAGGAACATTGACACCACCTTCACCCTGTATTGGTTCTACGATTACCGCCGCAACATCGTTACCAATAACCTCCTCTACTGCAGGAATATCATTGTAGGGAACAAATATATGATGGGGAATTAGTGGATTAAACCTATCCCTGTGGGAATTTTGACCGGTTGCAGATACCGTGCTAACTGTCCTTCCGTGAAAACTTTTTTCAGTGGATATGATATTCAATTTTCCAGTTACTTTTCTTGCCAGTTTAATAGCAGCATCATTTGCCTCGGCACCACTATTTGAAAAAAATATGCGGGTTAAATTTTCAGGTAGTATCTCCTGCATCAATAACAGAAGTTTAGACCTTGCTGGTGAATAGGTAGCTCCAGAGTTTGGATTCTGTATGATTTTTTTACTTTGCTGACAAATGGCTTCGGTGATTACTGGATTTGCATGCCCAATACTGGTTACTCCCCATCCGGCAGTAAGATCCAGATATTTTTTACCATCCTCATCAGTAGCATAGACACCTTCACCTTTTTCTATGGATAATGTTGTTTTATTAGCAAAAGAAGCATAGTACTCATCTTCAATTTCATAAGTGTTTAAAGTTTTTTCCATATCTAAATCCCCAAATTAAATTTTTTATAAACTTATTCTCAATATTTTTTATAACATATTCTCGCTATGAATCATTATACTAAGGTTGAATCCCATTTATTCAAAATAACATTTGTTAGGTCATATTTTAAATAAAAAATACAATTAACTATTTGAGAACCATTTAGCTCCACCTTATTGGTGGAAATACTAGGATGAATCACTAGCTGCCAACAAGGAATCAACAAACTGCTGGGCTGTGCGTCCGGACATTCCACCGTGACGCATTTCCCATTTACCTGCTTCAGAGATCAGTTCTTCATCGGTAAGTGTGATTTCAGGGTGTCTTCGGGCTAAAGTGGTGACTATGTTGAAATATTCACTCCTTTGAGGTGTGTAGTAACCAATTGTCACCCCGAACCTGGCTGCCAGGGATAGTTTTTCATTGACAGTCTCCGAGCGATGCAGTTCATCCTCTGCCATATCCGAACGATCGCTCCAGGTTTCCCGGATCAAATGGCGACGGTTGGATGTTGCATAGATTAGCACGTTTTCAGGTTTGGCCTCCAGACCCCCCTCCATAACCACCTTCAAATATTTATACTCAATTTCAAACTCTTCAAAGGACAGATCATCCATATAAATTATAAAACGATAATTCCTGTTTTTTATCGCGTCAATTACCTTTGGAAGTTCCTTAAATTCATGTTTATAGATCTCGATCATGCGCAGACCCTTACTATAATACTGATTGAGAATTGCCTTTATACTGGCAGACTTACCTGTACCTGCATCTCCGTAGAGAAGAACATTGTTTGCTTTGCGCCCTTCAACAAATGCTTCGGTATTTTGGACCAGTTCCCTTTTTTGAGATTCATAACCAACCAGATCCTCCAGCTGCATGTCACTGGTGTTGGTAATGGGGTAAAGGATTCTGGACTTATCATCACTCGCGATTCTAGACATGTCCCCAGTGGAGATTCCGGACTCCTCTTGAGGTGAAATACGGAAGGCTTTATTTAATCCAAATTCTCCAACTCCATATACTCTGTAAAAATCTGTAACCACTTTATATACTTCATCGTCATCTTTAGCTTGCTCTATGGCCTGGCTGAGTTTTTGAACTTTTTCACTCACACTCTTGTTGAAGATCTGTTCGCTTTTGACAACAGCATCATAATCAGTGATAATCCCAAAGCAGTCAATGTCCAGTTCTTTTTCTATTTTAGAGAAGTCATAATCAAACAGCTGCTTGAAGATACCAAAATCGTTACAGGCGAATTTATTTACCGTGCCTTGGTTGACTCCCACTTTTTCTGAGACAAGGGTAAATGGGTTTTCAGTCATTGCCAGAACAAAGGCCAGATAGTTGTGCCATAAATTTTTATCAAAGCCGTAAAGTGTTGAAATATCAAGCAGACGATTAATTTCGATATAAATATCTGAAATCAGGTCTTCTTGCACATAGTCACCTGATTCAAATTGTTGGCAGATATTGGATAATCTTAACAGGATACTATCCGGGTTGATATTTTTGTAAATCACCAATTTAGATGTTAAATGATGCATAATGGTTCTCCTAATTTGTATAAACTCTTAAATTAACCGGTTGAACTGTTATTTCTCCCACAATCAAAATCTCCTGCAGTCGAGATGGAAATGATAATTGAAAATCCGATTATAAACTAAACTCCAGCATCTTATACTGGACATACTTTTATTAGTTTATTTATTTTATTGGGTAAATATTTTCAAGTTAAAATAATGAAATTGCTAAAAAAAGATCTTCTAAAACTAAAAATATCTTTTAAAAAAAAGTGGAACATGTGTTATAAAGAGCATATGGAATGGGGTATGCATCCATAGAGTATACGCCCATAGGATACACCCATAGAACACACTCCCCCATGAAACACACTCTTTTACACTCACATCTTCTGGTACAACTCCATAGAATGTTCTAAAGCTTCAAATGCTTTTTCAGCATTTTCCCATCCTAAAACTTCGGTTGTTTTCTTTTCTAATCGTTTGTATTCTGTGAAAAAGTGTGAAATTTCATCTAAAAATGGTTTGGGCATATCAGAAATGTCCTGAACATCTTTAAATTTGGGATCGTTCACTGGTACTCCCAATATTTTATCATCACTTTCTCCACCATCGATCATTTTCATTACACCAATTATCCGGGTTTCTATAACGCATCCGGGGAATGTGGGTTGTTCCATAACCACCAATATATCCATGGGATCTCCATCATCCCAGAGAGTTTTGGGGATAATTCCGTATTCTGCAGGGTAGTGTATTGGTGAATATAACACCCGGTCCAGTGCAAATGCCTCTTTATCCTTGTCGTATTCGTATTTATTCCGTGATCCTTTTGGGATCTCAATTACCGCATAAACTACTTGTGGGACTGATGGTCCGGTGGGTATGTCTTTCCATAAATTCATAATTCATTCCTCCTTGGAGTTTAGTAAAACCTTAAAATGTACTGAAACTTTAAATATACTAAAACCTTGAAATTTACCTTTAATTTCACTGAAACCTTTATAATTACCCATAACACCCTTAATCCAGTAAGAAAAGGGATTTAATACTTAACATATCATTGTAACAATCCATAGAACGTTCTATTATTCTAACTGCTTCTTTTCTATTTTCCCATCCTACTATTTCCGTGTTGATATTTTGGTTCTTCGCATATTCCCTGAAAAAGTGAGTGATTTCTTCAAGGAGAGATTTGGGGAGATCTTTAATATCCTGAATGTCTTCAGAAGATGGATCATTTACCGGGACCCCTATAATTTTCTCATCCTTCCCCTCATCATCTCTCATTTTTATGATACCTATGGGCTTCGTTTTTATCAAACAACCCGAGAATGTGGGTTGATGAGTTAAAACCAACATATTGAGAGGATTCCCGTTATCTCCAAGTGCCTGGGGTATTATACCATAATCAGCAGGATAACACAATGGGGAAACTTGTCCCAGGCAAAATGTTTCTTTTGAGGTTTCATACACATATTTATTCCATGAACCTTTTGGAGTTTCAATAACTGCGTATACCACCTTTGGAGCGTGTGGTGGTTGATTTTTTATGTCCTTCCACAGGTTCAAAATTTGTTCCTCCCCCAAGAATCACTCTTTTCCAGATAATTCACTAATATAATTCATTTTAATTTGGCCATGACTGAACTGGGCATTTCTTCCTGGATTCTGATGAGTTCGTTGAGTTTTGCAATTCTCTCACCACCAATAGCTCCGGTTTTGATGAGTGGTGCTCCGAATGCAACGGCTAAATGGGCTATGGTTTCATCGGTGGTTTCACCAGAGCGGTGTGATACTACTGGGATGTAATTGTTATCCTTGGCAAGTTTCACTGTTTGGTAGGTGCCGCTTAATGTGCCTATCTGGTTAGGTTTGATGATAATTGCGTTGGCAGCCTTTTTTTCTATTCCCCTGGAAAGAATCTCTGCATTGGTAACGAAAATATCATCACCACAGATAATACACCCATCACCAACCCTCTTTGTTAGTTGGGAAAATCCATCGAAATCCCCTTCTCGTAATGGATCTTCAACAAAGAACATTTTGTAGGTGTCAATTATTTCTTCCACGAAATCTATCTGTTCACCAGTATCTCTGTTGACTCCTTCCCGTCCGTAAATATATTTTGAACCATCCCATAATTCACTGGGTGCTAAATCAAGTGATGGTCTTACTTTGATACCGGTTTCATCGGAAATTTCTTCACAGGCTCGTGATTGAATCTCCAATGCCTCGTAGTTTGAAAGGTTAGGTGCCCATCCACCTTCATCACCCTTTCCACCGGTAAATTGACCATCTTTTACCTTTATTAGTTCTCCAATTTTTTTGTGAACACTGGAATTGGCAAAAACTGCTTCAGTGATGTTTTTAGCACCCACTGGAACAACCAGGAATTCCTGTATATCCGGTGCGTTCTTCCCAGCGTGTGCTCCTCCGTTTATCATGTTTCCAAGGGGATAAGGAATTTCATTCTTGAGATTGCCCCCTAAAAACTGATATAATGGCATATTGAAGGATGAAGCTGCTGCTTTTGCTGCTGCTAGAGAAATTGCTACAGTTACATTACCCCCTAAAGATGACAGGTTATCAGTACCGTCAATTTCCTTCAGAATATCATCAATAAGGACTGTTTCATCTGCACTTACCCCAACAAGGTCCCCTTTAACCCGTTCATTGAACGTGCCTATTACACTATCAATACCTTCTTCCGGAAACGCCACTACTTCCATGGCCCCCGTACTCGCCCCACTGGGAGCCGCAGCTCTACCAAAACCATTTCCAGTTGTTATATCTATTTCTACTGTTGCGTTTCCCCTGCTATCTAAAATTTTCCTGATTCCGATATTTTCAATAACACTGCTCATAAAACACACTCCCCATGCTTATTTCACCTGAATAATTTAATCATGTGAATATCATACCTTCGAACACATTTTTAAGACATGTAAAGATTTAAATGTATATTCTAACTCTGAAATTCCCATATATTTGGATCTACGAAATCCTCCATTATGATTTTGAAGATTTAAGATAAATTTAACTGTTATATCTGGATCAATGGGTTCTTTATTCAATATTTCGCAGATTTTCATTCCAGCATGTGTTGGTTCCAGATAAGGTGGGTATATGCCCGGTATAAATGTGAAACCACCCTCGCCAGTCAGGCATTCCTGGATAAATCCCATAATCTGCTTATCATTTTTAATTAGTGATGGGTCTATGAAGTTTAATGATTCAAGGGCATAATAAGTGGATAGAATATCCGATCGGCCTAATCCAAATCCACCATCCTCATTTTGATGAGATATTATCCATTCTATGACATTTTCAAAATTATCTAACTTTAAGATATGGAATATGACTGTGTGATAATATGCCACCTCTAAATTAGCAAAATCGCTTTTAGAACTTAGTTGTTTAAGGTAAGAATTTGGAACCGTGATTTCTTCATTGAAAATATTTAAAATGTTAACCCGGTAAAATACTCCCTGAATACCGTACATTTTGTC
The sequence above is a segment of the Methanobacterium formicicum DSM 3637 genome. Coding sequences within it:
- a CDS encoding inorganic diphosphatase: MNLWKDIKNQPPHAPKVVYAVIETPKGSWNKYVYETSKETFCLGQVSPLCYPADYGIIPQALGDNGNPLNMLVLTHQPTFSGCLIKTKPIGIIKMRDDEGKDEKIIGVPVNDPSSEDIQDIKDLPKSLLEEITHFFREYAKNQNINTEIVGWENRKEAVRIIERSMDCYNDMLSIKSLFLLD
- a CDS encoding inorganic diphosphatase, translated to MNLWKDIPTGPSVPQVVYAVIEIPKGSRNKYEYDKDKEAFALDRVLYSPIHYPAEYGIIPKTLWDDGDPMDILVVMEQPTFPGCVIETRIIGVMKMIDGGESDDKILGVPVNDPKFKDVQDISDMPKPFLDEISHFFTEYKRLEKKTTEVLGWENAEKAFEALEHSMELYQKM
- a CDS encoding prenyltransferase/squalene oxidase repeat-containing protein — encoded protein: MNYFGWCIRILNQALKFVHAREHVEGGFTLYSGIPDTKNTYYGLKILHMFNDEPNNREDTINWIQKLQKDKMYGIQGVFYRVNILNIFNEEITVPNSYLKQLSSKSDFANLEVAYYHTVIFHILKLDNFENVIEWIISHQNEDGGFGLGRSDILSTYYALESLNFIDPSLIKNDKQIMGFIQECLTGEGGFTFIPGIYPPYLEPTHAGMKICEILNKEPIDPDITVKFILNLQNHNGGFRRSKYMGISELEYTFKSLHVLKMCSKV
- a CDS encoding ATP-binding protein: MHHLTSKLVIYKNINPDSILLRLSNICQQFESGDYVQEDLISDIYIEINRLLDISTLYGFDKNLWHNYLAFVLAMTENPFTLVSEKVGVNQGTVNKFACNDFGIFKQLFDYDFSKIEKELDIDCFGIITDYDAVVKSEQIFNKSVSEKVQKLSQAIEQAKDDDEVYKVVTDFYRVYGVGEFGLNKAFRISPQEESGISTGDMSRIASDDKSRILYPITNTSDMQLEDLVGYESQKRELVQNTEAFVEGRKANNVLLYGDAGTGKSASIKAILNQYYSKGLRMIEIYKHEFKELPKVIDAIKNRNYRFIIYMDDLSFEEFEIEYKYLKVVMEGGLEAKPENVLIYATSNRRHLIRETWSDRSDMAEDELHRSETVNEKLSLAARFGVTIGYYTPQRSEYFNIVTTLARRHPEITLTDEELISEAGKWEMRHGGMSGRTAQQFVDSLLAASDSS
- the eno gene encoding phosphopyruvate hydratase, yielding MSSVIENIGIRKILDSRGNATVEIDITTGNGFGRAAAPSGASTGAMEVVAFPEEGIDSVIGTFNERVKGDLVGVSADETVLIDDILKEIDGTDNLSSLGGNVTVAISLAAAKAAASSFNMPLYQFLGGNLKNEIPYPLGNMINGGAHAGKNAPDIQEFLVVPVGAKNITEAVFANSSVHKKIGELIKVKDGQFTGGKGDEGGWAPNLSNYEALEIQSRACEEISDETGIKVRPSLDLAPSELWDGSKYIYGREGVNRDTGEQIDFVEEIIDTYKMFFVEDPLREGDFDGFSQLTKRVGDGCIICGDDIFVTNAEILSRGIEKKAANAIIIKPNQIGTLSGTYQTVKLAKDNNYIPVVSHRSGETTDETIAHLAVAFGAPLIKTGAIGGERIAKLNELIRIQEEMPSSVMAKLK